A single genomic interval of Caretta caretta isolate rCarCar2 chromosome 23, rCarCar1.hap1, whole genome shotgun sequence harbors:
- the LOC125627967 gene encoding olfactory receptor 2D2-like, whose translation MRGENRTSVSEFILVGLSSQPRTQRLLFAAILATYLATLAGNLLIVGLVRADSCLHTPMYFFLSHLSFLEICYTSWTVPQALAHLLTHTKSIPFAHCAAQMYLALSLGSSEAILLAAMAYDRFVAVCRPLRYAALMGRSRCWALALSSWASGFLLSVVNVACVLRLPFCGPNRVNHFFCELPVVLELACADRRLTEAVVFGAAVLILLLPLAVILASYGLILASVLQGQVAAGRRKAFSTCASHLAVVTIFYGTVISMYMRPRSGTTPDWDKHIAVFYNVVTPALNLLIYTLRNKEVKGAMAKLMYRAGWAKKS comes from the coding sequence ATGCGGGGTGAGAACCGCACCTCGGTCTCCGAGTTCATCCTGGTGGGTCTGTCCAGCCAGCCGCGGACGCAGCGCCTCCTCTTCGCGGCCATCCTGGCCACCTACCTGGCCACCCTGGCGGGCAACCTGCTGATCGTGGGCCTGGTGCGGGCCGACTCGTGcctccacacccccatgtactttttcctcagcCACCTCTCCTTCCTGGAGATCTGCTACACCAGCTGGACCGTCCCCCAGGCTCTGGCCCACCTCCTGACCCATACCAAATCCATCCCCTTTGCTCACTGTGCTGCCCAGATGTACCTCGCCCTCTCGCTCGGCAGCTCCGAGGCCATCCTGCTGGCCGCCATGGCCTACGACCGCTTCGTCGCCGTGTGCCGGCCGCTGCGCTACGCCGCCCTCATGGGGCGGAGCCGTTGCTGGGCGCTGGCCTTGTCCTCTTGGGCCAGTGGGTTTCTCCTCTCGGTGGTCAACGTGGCCTGTGTCTTGCGGCTGCCCTTCTGCGGGCCCAACCGGGTCAACCACttcttctgcgagctgccggtgGTGCTGGAGCTGGCCTGCGCCGACAGGCGCCTCACCGAAGCCGTGGTCTTCGGGGCGGCCGTGCTCATTCTGCTGCTCCCGCTGGCTGTCATCCTGGCCTCCTATGGCCTCATCCTGGCCTCTGTGCTGCAGGGACAGGTGGCCGCTGGGCGACGCAAAGCGTTCTCCACCTGTGCCTCCCACCTGGCCGTGGTGACCATCTTCTATGGCACCGTCATCTCCATGTACATGAGGCCCCGCTCCGGCACCACCCCCGACTGGGATAAGCACATTGCTGTCTTCTATAACGTGGTCACGCCGGCCCTCAACCTGCTCATCTACAccctgaggaacaaggaggtcAAGGGGGCCATGGCCAAGCTGATGTACAGGGCCGGATGGGCCAAGAAGTCTTAA